The Streptomyces camelliae genome window below encodes:
- a CDS encoding transposase family protein has protein sequence MGGGIVSECDDLVGIVSPHLDAVRVERVWVEGDAVRISARTRELMVACTDCGRDSTRVHSRYTRTLADRAVGGRPLLINLSVRRLFCDGPRCGRRTFAEQVDELTVRYQRRTPLLQHLVEMAGVLLAGRGGARLLQIVNVTLSPTSVLFHLMRMPLPSAATPRVLGVDDFALYADVYGTLLVWMLIPGCRSRCGRDGTPSN, from the coding sequence ATGGGTGGCGGCATTGTCAGTGAGTGTGATGACCTCGTAGGGATTGTGTCTCCGCACCTCGATGCGGTGCGGGTGGAGCGGGTGTGGGTGGAGGGCGACGCGGTCCGTATCTCGGCCCGCACCCGCGAGTTGATGGTGGCCTGTACGGATTGCGGCCGAGATTCGACGCGGGTGCACAGCCGCTATACCCGTACGCTGGCTGATCGCGCCGTCGGTGGCCGCCCGCTACTGATCAACCTGTCGGTGCGGCGGCTGTTCTGTGACGGGCCGCGCTGCGGTCGCCGGACGTTTGCCGAGCAGGTCGACGAGCTGACGGTGCGCTACCAGCGCCGCACTCCGTTGCTGCAGCACCTGGTGGAGATGGCCGGGGTGCTGCTTGCCGGCCGGGGCGGCGCCCGGCTGCTGCAGATCGTGAACGTGACGCTGTCGCCTACGAGTGTGCTGTTCCACCTGATGCGCATGCCGCTGCCGTCAGCAGCGACTCCACGGGTGCTGGGCGTGGACGACTTCGCACTGTATGCGGACGTCTACGGCACGCTGCTGGTGTGGATGCTGATACCCGGTTGCCGATCGCGCTGTGGGCGGGACGGGACGCCGAGCAACTGA
- a CDS encoding lysophospholipid acyltransferase family protein, producing the protein MYEHLKRLTGPVLRTAARLEAVGLENVPQSNGVILASNHLSIVDSTFLPLVLDRQVTFMAKAEYFEGGSWPTRIVSSFMRGSGQVPVDRENQRAAVASLDACLRVVKDGGVFCIYPEGTRSPDGRLYRAKTGVAWLALKSGAPVVPVAMSGTDRVLPPGRVLPRPAKVKVTFGKPVDLSLYEGSAADAGARRAVSDLIVQAIAEVSGQEYVPVYAARAKEQG; encoded by the coding sequence ATGTATGAGCACTTGAAGCGGCTGACCGGACCGGTGCTGCGTACCGCGGCGCGGCTCGAAGCCGTGGGCCTGGAGAATGTGCCGCAGTCGAACGGCGTCATTCTCGCGTCCAACCACCTGTCCATCGTGGACTCCACCTTCCTGCCGCTGGTGCTGGACCGACAGGTGACCTTCATGGCGAAGGCGGAGTACTTTGAGGGAGGTTCCTGGCCGACGCGGATCGTCTCGTCCTTCATGCGGGGCAGTGGGCAGGTTCCAGTCGACCGCGAGAACCAACGGGCGGCGGTGGCCTCGCTTGACGCGTGTCTTCGGGTGGTGAAGGACGGCGGCGTCTTCTGCATCTACCCCGAGGGCACACGCTCCCCGGACGGCCGGCTCTACCGGGCCAAGACGGGCGTGGCATGGCTGGCTCTCAAGTCCGGCGCGCCCGTGGTGCCGGTGGCCATGAGCGGCACCGACCGCGTCCTGCCGCCCGGGCGCGTGCTTCCGCGTCCGGCCAAGGTCAAGGTCACCTTCGGCAAACCCGTCGACCTCTCCCTGTACGAGGGCTCCGCCGCTGACGCTGGTGCCCGACGGGCTGTCTCTGACCTGATCGTGCAGGCCATAGCAGAGGTCTCCGGCCAGGAGTACGTGCCCGTCTACGCGGCGAGGGCGAAGGAGCAAGGCTGA
- a CDS encoding site-specific integrase, producing the protein MPVLFQWAVSGEARRISINTIRRALKETLDESGLVDRTGAPLDFAPRDFRRIFITDAILNGLPPHIAQVIAGHDSLNTTMGYAAIYPADAIEAHRAFIARRRASRPAEEYRAVTSEEWDEFLSHFERRKLALGECGRAYGTDCSHETRPVDWAVQGTGEVVAQYGLRS; encoded by the coding sequence ATGCCGGTCCTCTTCCAATGGGCCGTCAGCGGCGAGGCCCGCCGTATCTCGATCAACACCATCCGCAGGGCTCTGAAGGAGACCCTCGATGAATCCGGGCTGGTCGACAGGACCGGGGCGCCCCTGGACTTCGCGCCGCGCGACTTCAGAAGGATCTTCATCACCGATGCCATCCTCAACGGCCTGCCCCCGCACATCGCCCAGGTCATTGCTGGCCACGACAGCCTCAACACCACCATGGGGTATGCGGCGATCTACCCCGCCGATGCGATCGAAGCGCATCGCGCGTTCATTGCCCGTCGCCGCGCGAGCAGGCCGGCCGAGGAGTATCGCGCGGTCACCTCGGAAGAATGGGACGAGTTCCTCAGCCACTTTGAGCGCAGGAAGCTGGCACTGGGAGAGTGCGGACGGGCCTACGGAACGGATTGCAGTCACGAAACACGCCCCGTTGACTGGGCAGTTCAGGGCACAGGTGAGGTTGTCGCCCAGTACGGTCTGCGGTCGTGA
- a CDS encoding transposase has product MDADTRLPIALWAGRDAEQLTAWLRAHPGVEVVCRDGSLVYRQGITDGAPDALQVSDRFHLWQGLSKRVAEVAAAHRGCLPNALPDPEPAPQRPSAGAPSDRADTPTRRHAKRLFEAVHAVTDTGRSINAAARELGLDWRTVRKYAQAATWDECVRRTRPRRPTSLDPYLEYLRLRWEEGEHSAKVLHQELVAKGYCGHYQRVKMAVAPLRRGLPIDTPRERPPSPREVARWITTAPSRRGLHATERLNRLLAHCQELDHTNDLVRQFAAMLDARDADVLPGWLEKLTTSRLPPLASLAKAIREDQAAVVQGITTPFNSGVNEGRITDVKLQKRLMAGRAGVPLLRHRVILIAHLRRRHP; this is encoded by the coding sequence GTGGATGCTGATACCCGGTTGCCGATCGCGCTGTGGGCGGGACGGGACGCCGAGCAACTGACTGCCTGGCTGCGCGCGCATCCCGGGGTTGAAGTTGTTTGCCGGGACGGATCGCTGGTCTACCGGCAGGGCATCACCGACGGTGCCCCGGACGCCCTGCAGGTCAGCGACCGGTTTCACCTCTGGCAGGGGCTGTCGAAACGGGTGGCGGAAGTCGCCGCTGCCCACCGCGGCTGCCTGCCGAACGCACTGCCCGATCCCGAACCGGCACCGCAGCGTCCGTCCGCGGGGGCACCGTCCGACCGAGCGGATACACCCACCCGTCGCCACGCCAAGCGGTTGTTTGAGGCGGTCCACGCGGTGACCGATACCGGCCGCTCGATCAACGCGGCAGCTCGCGAGCTGGGCCTGGACTGGCGCACGGTGCGCAAGTACGCCCAGGCCGCCACCTGGGACGAGTGCGTACGGCGGACCCGCCCACGCCGGCCGACGAGCCTCGATCCCTACCTGGAGTACCTGCGTCTGCGCTGGGAGGAGGGCGAGCACAGCGCGAAGGTGCTGCACCAGGAGCTTGTCGCCAAGGGCTACTGCGGCCACTACCAGCGGGTCAAGATGGCCGTCGCGCCTCTGCGTCGCGGCCTGCCGATCGACACGCCGCGCGAGCGTCCGCCCTCACCCCGGGAGGTCGCCCGCTGGATCACCACCGCGCCGTCCCGGCGCGGCCTGCACGCCACCGAGCGGCTGAACCGGCTGCTCGCACACTGCCAGGAGCTGGACCACACCAACGACTTGGTGCGTCAGTTCGCCGCCATGCTCGATGCCCGCGACGCCGACGTCCTGCCGGGCTGGCTCGAGAAGCTCACGACCTCCCGCCTCCCGCCGCTGGCCAGCCTGGCCAAAGCTATCCGCGAGGACCAGGCGGCGGTCGTGCAGGGCATCACCACCCCGTTCAACTCCGGCGTCAACGAGGGCCGCATCACCGACGTCAAACTCCAGAAGCGACTCATGGCCGGCCGCGCCGGCGTCCCGCTGCTCCGCCACCGCGTGATCCTCATAGCCCACCTACGACGCCGCCACCCATGA
- a CDS encoding TetR/AcrR family transcriptional regulator yields MDVEGPLRERLVDAGVELVLSEGTASVGLREIARRAGVSHGAPRRYFPTHRALLSAIARRGFKELGARSAAATAGTAVPRDELAALARVYVTYALERRGMFELMFRHDLLDSGEQSGTPDGPRLREATLPMFQRVTELVARCRAQALEPSAAVTAAALWANLHGIAQLRSWGSLQRALGGEASDSHDRLIEAALDAHLGPMAS; encoded by the coding sequence ATGGATGTTGAAGGGCCCCTGCGGGAACGACTGGTCGATGCCGGCGTAGAGCTGGTGCTGTCTGAGGGCACCGCTTCGGTTGGTCTTCGGGAGATCGCCCGCCGGGCAGGTGTGTCGCACGGTGCGCCGCGGCGCTACTTTCCGACACACCGGGCGCTGTTGTCGGCCATCGCGCGCAGAGGCTTCAAGGAGCTGGGCGCGCGGTCCGCCGCAGCCACGGCAGGCACTGCCGTGCCGCGTGATGAGTTGGCGGCGCTGGCGCGGGTGTACGTCACCTACGCACTGGAACGGCGCGGCATGTTCGAGTTGATGTTCCGTCACGACCTCCTCGACAGCGGCGAGCAGAGTGGAACTCCGGACGGGCCTCGGCTGAGAGAGGCGACGCTCCCGATGTTCCAGCGCGTCACCGAGCTCGTCGCTCGGTGCCGGGCACAGGCGCTGGAGCCTTCGGCGGCAGTCACCGCGGCTGCCCTGTGGGCGAACCTGCACGGCATCGCCCAACTGCGGTCCTGGGGCAGCCTGCAACGCGCCCTCGGCGGCGAGGCTTCCGACAGTCACGACCGGTTGATCGAAGCTGCGCTGGACGCCCATCTCGGGCCGATGGCCTCATGA
- a CDS encoding tyrosine-type recombinase/integrase: METGDRYEPYRLVDADGAAVAPVAVFFQELLAAGKAAATVRSYGMDLLRWWRFLQAVEVPWDRATRVDARDFSCWIQLTVKPRATMAKRRPARAVGAPNPETGKTSPGPGYAPSTVAHSETVMRRFYDLHRDAGSGPLLNPFPLDLARRSGAAHAHHNPSEAWAPERTGRYRPTLPRRIPRSIPDEWFNTLFAALPSNRDRATIAFWISSGVRASELIGIRQCDVDPGQQLISVVRKGSRARQQVPASADAFVWLRLYQQELHGLVPRGRTPPVWCTLRRPFQPLTYHGAHRMFERVNATIGADWTLHDLRHSAAARMVRDPALTLTDVAVGPRTRASDHDRDLPRAAPGRGRGRGAGPPRSAGRPTCRAGAAASGNRLRPGRLGRTLRAVFMTITTKHSTR; the protein is encoded by the coding sequence GTGGAGACCGGTGACCGGTACGAGCCGTACCGGCTCGTCGACGCCGACGGCGCGGCCGTGGCTCCGGTCGCGGTGTTCTTCCAGGAGTTACTCGCAGCCGGGAAGGCGGCGGCGACCGTCCGCTCCTATGGCATGGACCTGCTGCGGTGGTGGCGGTTCCTGCAGGCGGTTGAGGTGCCGTGGGATCGAGCGACACGCGTGGACGCTCGGGATTTCAGCTGTTGGATCCAGCTGACGGTCAAGCCGCGAGCGACCATGGCCAAGCGGCGGCCGGCCCGCGCCGTCGGCGCCCCGAATCCGGAGACCGGGAAAACGAGCCCTGGGCCCGGCTATGCCCCGTCGACCGTCGCGCACAGCGAGACAGTGATGCGCAGGTTCTACGACCTGCACCGTGACGCCGGATCCGGGCCGCTGCTCAACCCATTCCCACTGGACCTGGCGCGCCGCTCCGGCGCTGCGCACGCACACCACAACCCGTCGGAAGCCTGGGCACCGGAGCGGACAGGCCGCTACCGGCCCACCCTTCCGCGCCGGATCCCGCGCTCGATCCCGGACGAGTGGTTCAACACGCTGTTCGCGGCCCTGCCGTCGAACCGGGACCGGGCAACGATCGCTTTTTGGATCTCCAGCGGAGTCCGGGCCTCGGAGCTGATCGGCATCCGGCAGTGCGACGTCGACCCGGGACAGCAGCTGATCAGCGTTGTGCGGAAAGGCTCCCGAGCACGGCAGCAGGTGCCTGCCTCGGCAGATGCGTTCGTATGGCTGCGGCTCTACCAGCAGGAGCTGCACGGGCTGGTGCCGCGAGGCCGGACACCGCCAGTGTGGTGCACGCTGCGGCGCCCGTTTCAGCCACTGACCTACCACGGCGCCCATCGCATGTTCGAGCGGGTAAACGCCACCATCGGCGCGGACTGGACCCTTCACGACCTTCGGCACAGTGCCGCCGCCCGCATGGTCCGCGACCCGGCACTGACCCTGACCGACGTTGCAGTGGGTCCTCGGACACGCGCATCTGACCACGACCGAGATCTACCTCGCGCCGCGCCAGGACGAGGTCGTGGCCGAGGCGCTGGCCCACCACGCTCGGCAGGCAGACCGACATGCCGAGCCGGTGCCGCCGCCTCCGGCAACCGGCTACGACCCGGAAGACTTGGACGTACTCTTCGGGCGGTCTTCATGACCATCACCACGAAACACTCGACGCGCTGA
- a CDS encoding alpha/beta hydrolase family protein encodes MISAKAQTDDAGPSAGREQDGSAEESVRVRSSGGAEFVVRLLRAERPDAPVALVVPAMGARARFYAPFARGLHQGGLHVAVTDLRGQGESTPVARRGVAYGYREMVDDDLPAVARAVSAAFPRSPVVLIGHSLGGQLALLSSATELTGVHAVVLTAAGSVWWRGFGSVRGLRNLVGSQLFAALATALGYWPGERLGFGGTQPTAVMRDWARQGRTGRYTLRGSDTDYEAALARLKLPVLAVGVENDSLAPPGATDHLLQKIPAAPVSRWHYSEALAGSHRLDHFRWVLHSDGMSAYITDWISGTLTTRRDGAAQQSTQPDPAGEGRPDRGGD; translated from the coding sequence GTGATCTCGGCGAAGGCGCAGACGGACGATGCGGGACCGTCGGCGGGGCGGGAACAGGACGGTTCTGCCGAGGAGTCCGTACGGGTGCGGTCGTCGGGAGGCGCGGAGTTCGTGGTCCGGCTACTGCGTGCGGAGCGGCCGGACGCCCCGGTGGCGCTCGTGGTACCGGCGATGGGGGCGCGGGCGCGGTTCTACGCTCCCTTCGCCCGCGGGCTGCACCAGGGCGGCCTGCACGTGGCGGTCACGGACCTCCGTGGCCAGGGCGAGAGCACCCCGGTGGCGCGCCGCGGAGTGGCGTACGGGTACCGGGAGATGGTCGATGACGACCTTCCCGCGGTCGCCCGTGCGGTCTCCGCCGCGTTCCCGCGTTCGCCGGTGGTACTCATCGGGCACAGCCTCGGCGGCCAGCTCGCGCTGCTCAGCAGCGCGACCGAGCTCACCGGGGTGCACGCCGTCGTGCTGACGGCGGCCGGGTCGGTCTGGTGGCGGGGGTTCGGCTCGGTGCGTGGGCTCCGCAACCTGGTCGGCAGCCAGCTGTTCGCGGCGCTGGCCACGGCGCTCGGCTACTGGCCCGGGGAACGGCTCGGCTTCGGTGGCACCCAGCCCACGGCAGTGATGCGGGACTGGGCGCGGCAGGGCCGCACCGGCCGCTACACGCTGCGAGGGAGCGACACCGACTACGAGGCGGCGCTCGCGCGGCTGAAGCTTCCCGTCCTCGCGGTCGGCGTGGAGAACGACAGCCTGGCGCCGCCCGGCGCGACGGACCATCTGCTGCAGAAGATCCCGGCTGCCCCAGTGAGCCGGTGGCACTACTCCGAGGCCCTTGCCGGCAGCCACCGGTTGGACCACTTCCGGTGGGTCCTGCACAGCGACGGCATGAGCGCGTACATCACGGACTGGATCTCCGGCACGCTCACCACGCGGCGGGACGGAGCCGCACAGCAAAGCACGCAACCGGACCCGGCCGGTGAAGGCCGCCCCGACAGAGGAGGAGACTGA